The genome window CGACGCCGGGAGGGAACTTCAGCGTGAAATCGGTGCCGCGCATGTGCGGAGCATTCATGAGCTCCTCGGCCCGCTTCTGAACGCGGAGGAGATGGAACAGCTGTTGACCCTGACGAGCAAGATCCGCCGCGGCCTGGAGGACGGAAACCCGTAACCCCCGTCCCGACCGGCGGTGCAGGGCCGGCGCTGAGCCAGGGCGGACTCAGCGGAGCTGAAGCAGCGAGGTGCCGTCGTCGTCGTGCACTTCATCCGCTTCCGCCGTGACTTTCAACGTCTGCAGGCTGAGGCTCCCGCCCACCGTGGAAAGAAAGGCCGTGTCGGCAGTGTCCCGGCCCGTCGCGATGCGAAGCAGGGTGGAGCGCGGAGCCAGCCCGGTGGCGTCGATGACGTGCCACGCACCGTCCACCCAGGCTTCGACGACGGCATGGAAGTCCATGGGATTCAGCCCGGGCGCGTAGGCCGAGGCGAGCCGCGCAGGTACGTCCTTCGCACGGAGCAGCGAGATTGCCAGATGTGCGTAGTCGCGGCAGACCCCGCGGCGTGCCATGAGCGTATCGGAGGCGCCGTCCGTGTGGCGGGAGGAGCCGGAAACGTAGCTCAGGTTCGAGTTGACCCATTCGCGGACGGCCGCCAACAGTTCGCTGCCGCGCAGGCTTCCGAAAAGGGAGTACGACGTAGGCAGCAACCGGTCGGAATCACAATAGCGGCTGGGGCGCACGTACCGAATAAGGTCCCCGGCGTCCGGGTTCGGCGGTGTCGCGGCGCCCGCCACCTCAGCACGATAGGTCACCTCCAGTTGGGCGGGCTTCTCGATTGTCAGTGCGTGCAGAACACCGCCGTGGTGGTCCTGCACCTCGCGTGCCTGGATCTCCTCGCCGTCCGCCGTGACAACGAGTGTCTCGTTGAGTGCGGTGTAGCCCGGGTTCCGGGCCACCGCCACCGACAGTGCGATTTCGGTGTTTGCCTGCGTACGCGCGGTCAAGTGAGCCGTGACAGATCGGTTCATTGGCTGGAAGCTCCTCAGGGATTCGATGAGCGGTCAGGTTCGCGGTTCTGGAACACTGGCTGTAACACGGTACGACGGGAAAGGCGCTCCTTGTGAATCCACAGCCGACAGACAGCCCGCAGGATGGGGGCCTGGAGGGCCGGACCGCCGTCGTGACGGGAGCCAACAGCGGTATCGGGCTCCAGACCGTGATCGGGCTTGCACGCCGCGGAGCATCCGTGGTGCTGGCGTGCCGGGACCAGGAGCGTGGCGCCGCCGCTCTGCAGACGGCCAGGAAGGCTTCCGGCAGCGATCGGCTCGAGCTTCGATCGCTCGACCTGGCAAACCTCGCCTCCATCCGTGGATTCGCCCGGGACTGGACGGGCGCGCTCGACATTCTGGTCAACAACGCGGGCGTGATGGCAACACCGCTGCGCCATACGGTTGACGGTTTCGAACAGCAGTTCGGAATCAACCACCTAGGCCACTTCGCCCTCACGGGCCTGCTTCTGGGCGCGCTGCGTTCATCGCCGTCGGGCCGTGTAGTGACGGTATCGTCGCTCGCCCACCGCCGGGGGCGGATCGATTTTTCGGATCTGAACGCACATGGCCGCTACAGGTCATGGAAGGCATACGGCCAGAGCAAGCTGGCAAACCTGCTGTTCACCATGGAACTTGACCGCCGCCTTCGGGCAGCGGGATGGCCCCTGATCGCCTGCGCTGCCCACCCGGGCCTGTCCACCACCAACCTCACCAACGGCGTGCGGGGCGCTGCGGTGCTCGACCTGCTCGGAGGTGCGATCCGCGTGATGGGCCAGTCGGATGCTGACGGGGCGAAGCCTATCCTCCTTGCTGCCACCGGTGCGCAGGTCCGCGGCGGAGACTACTACGGGCCCGACGGCGCCGGTGAGACCCGCGGTAACCCGGTCCTCGTTGCCCCGGCGCCTGCGGTTCTGGATCCCGTAACCGCGGCACGCCTCTGGTCCGCAAGCGAGGAACTCACCGGCGTCCGGTACCAGGACCTTCCTGCAGCCCCTTGAGAACGCAGGATTGGTAAGCATACTGTTGATTCCGTTGTCGGCATCAACGGAAGGAACACCGTGGCAGATTCACCCAGCCCCATCGACATCCAGAAGGCCCTCGGCGGCATCAGCTACCCCGCGTCCCGGGAGGACCTGGTGAACAATGCGGAGAACTCGGGCGCTGACGACTCAGTGCTCGAGGCTCTCCGAAACATTCCGGACCAGGAGTACGAATCACCCGCCGATGTAAGCAAGGCCGTTTCCGGCTAGCCGGCCTCTGCCTAGCCGGCGTCTCCCGAACCGGCCCTTGCCTATCCGGCCACCTGCAGAGACATGACCATCCGGCGGATACTGTCGAAGTCGTCCCTGTTGAACCGGCCCTGGGCCTCTGCGATTGTTGCGAATGACGGAGTCCGGG of Arthrobacter sp. JZ12 contains these proteins:
- a CDS encoding transglutaminase family protein gives rise to the protein MNRSVTAHLTARTQANTEIALSVAVARNPGYTALNETLVVTADGEEIQAREVQDHHGGVLHALTIEKPAQLEVTYRAEVAGAATPPNPDAGDLIRYVRPSRYCDSDRLLPTSYSLFGSLRGSELLAAVREWVNSNLSYVSGSSRHTDGASDTLMARRGVCRDYAHLAISLLRAKDVPARLASAYAPGLNPMDFHAVVEAWVDGAWHVIDATGLAPRSTLLRIATGRDTADTAFLSTVGGSLSLQTLKVTAEADEVHDDDGTSLLQLR
- a CDS encoding DUF2795 domain-containing protein — protein: MADSPSPIDIQKALGGISYPASREDLVNNAENSGADDSVLEALRNIPDQEYESPADVSKAVSG
- a CDS encoding oxidoreductase — encoded protein: MNPQPTDSPQDGGLEGRTAVVTGANSGIGLQTVIGLARRGASVVLACRDQERGAAALQTARKASGSDRLELRSLDLANLASIRGFARDWTGALDILVNNAGVMATPLRHTVDGFEQQFGINHLGHFALTGLLLGALRSSPSGRVVTVSSLAHRRGRIDFSDLNAHGRYRSWKAYGQSKLANLLFTMELDRRLRAAGWPLIACAAHPGLSTTNLTNGVRGAAVLDLLGGAIRVMGQSDADGAKPILLAATGAQVRGGDYYGPDGAGETRGNPVLVAPAPAVLDPVTAARLWSASEELTGVRYQDLPAAP